A single region of the Dehalococcoides mccartyi genome encodes:
- a CDS encoding carbohydrate-binding domain-containing protein, translating to MQKTFLDKALLLVCMLVLFAGLISCSSQLSDTDSGTTRQTDIFTSISLAETISVEGEGVTVDGSQLVITSAGTYTLSGELADGRIIVDTKDEADVIIILNGVNISCSASSAIYIKSAANAFITLAEGTENYVSDGESYFSEGSAVDEPNAAIFSKSDLTINGNGSLTVTGNYNNGIQSKDDLEITAGTLVVKAVNDGIKGRDSVVIRQASVIIEAGGDGIQSTNDENAEKGFVLIESGYLDITAGEDGVQAETDLTVSGGEITIFCGGGSANSSSVNNSNPAGGMGGSWGFWGVDDNTVASAVTGSAKGLKAGGQLTISGGNLKIDSSDDSLHSNSSLLIGGGSLILSSGDDGIHADTSIEINAGTISILKSYEGIESAEITINGGSISVVSSDDGINVAGGNDQSSINGRPGQNSFTSSTDNWLYINGGYLVINASGDGIDTNGSAAMTGGIVIVSGPTGNDNGALDYMGTFKVSGGYLLAVGSSGMAQAPDSSSSQYSLMLNFSTVQAAGSLIHIETSTGEDILTYISPKAYQSVVLCSPLLSSGLTCLVYTGGYSSGTATDGLYSGGVYTGGSQVLTLTISGVVTQAGSGGSGSFPGGGSFPGGGGRP from the coding sequence ATGCAAAAAACGTTTTTGGACAAAGCACTTTTATTGGTTTGTATGCTGGTTTTATTTGCCGGCCTGATTTCCTGCTCATCCCAGTTGTCAGATACAGATTCGGGCACTACCCGGCAAACTGATATTTTCACCAGCATCAGTCTGGCAGAGACTATCAGTGTTGAGGGTGAGGGCGTAACTGTTGACGGCAGTCAGCTGGTTATCACTTCAGCTGGCACGTACACCCTAAGCGGTGAGCTGGCGGACGGCCGGATAATTGTAGATACCAAAGATGAGGCTGATGTAATAATTATCCTGAACGGGGTAAATATAAGCTGCTCGGCCAGCTCGGCTATTTATATTAAAAGCGCCGCCAATGCCTTTATTACTCTGGCGGAGGGCACTGAAAATTATGTTTCAGATGGGGAGTCTTATTTTTCGGAAGGTTCGGCCGTAGACGAACCTAATGCGGCTATTTTCAGCAAGTCAGACCTGACTATAAACGGTAACGGTTCATTGACTGTAACCGGAAATTACAATAACGGTATTCAAAGCAAAGACGACTTGGAAATAACTGCCGGGACGCTGGTGGTCAAAGCCGTTAATGACGGGATTAAGGGGCGTGATTCGGTAGTTATCCGCCAGGCTTCAGTTATTATTGAGGCCGGGGGGGATGGCATTCAGTCTACCAATGATGAAAATGCCGAAAAGGGATTTGTCTTAATTGAAAGCGGTTATCTGGATATTACAGCTGGCGAAGATGGTGTTCAGGCTGAAACAGACCTGACTGTAAGCGGCGGTGAAATAACAATCTTCTGCGGGGGCGGCAGTGCAAATAGCAGCAGCGTAAATAATAGCAATCCGGCGGGTGGTATGGGGGGCAGTTGGGGGTTCTGGGGGGTGGATGATAATACCGTAGCTTCTGCTGTAACCGGCAGTGCCAAAGGATTAAAAGCCGGCGGCCAGCTGACTATCAGCGGGGGAAATCTGAAGATAGATTCCTCTGATGACTCCCTGCATTCCAACAGCAGCCTGCTTATCGGCGGCGGCAGCCTGATTCTTTCTTCCGGAGATGATGGTATTCATGCTGATACCAGTATTGAAATAAACGCCGGGACAATAAGTATCCTGAAAAGCTACGAGGGTATTGAGAGCGCGGAGATAACCATTAATGGCGGCAGTATCAGCGTAGTTTCCAGTGACGACGGCATAAATGTTGCCGGCGGCAATGACCAATCTTCCATAAATGGCAGACCCGGCCAGAACAGCTTTACTTCCTCAACTGATAACTGGCTGTATATCAACGGCGGTTATCTGGTGATAAATGCTTCGGGAGATGGCATAGATACCAACGGCTCGGCTGCTATGACTGGCGGTATTGTGATTGTAAGCGGTCCTACCGGCAATGATAACGGGGCACTGGATTACATGGGTACGTTTAAAGTCAGCGGGGGGTATCTGCTGGCAGTAGGCAGCTCCGGCATGGCCCAGGCACCGGACAGTTCGTCCAGCCAGTATTCCCTGATGCTTAATTTCAGTACAGTTCAGGCAGCCGGCAGCCTGATCCATATTGAAACCTCCACTGGTGAAGATATACTTACCTATATCTCACCCAAAGCTTATCAGTCTGTAGTTCTCTGTTCGCCCCTGCTAAGTTCCGGTTTAACCTGTCTGGTTTATACCGGCGGATATTCAAGCGGTACGGCCACAGACGGTTTGTACTCCGGCGGGGTTTATACCGGCGGCAGCCAGGTGCTTACGCTGACTATTTCCGGGGTGGTCACTCAGGCAGGTTCGGGCGGCAGCGGGAGTTTTCCCGGTGGCGGCAGCTTCCCTGGCGGCGGGGGACGGCCCTGA
- a CDS encoding dehalogenase, which translates to MWFLIGLILGVSFLGLMMGLRTRKISLSWYEWVIGVLGLGLLLFTIQNYFGSLAEVEPKAAYMFLLVTGLPSIIVLAVTWQLAARRAKKA; encoded by the coding sequence ATGTGGTTTTTAATTGGTCTTATTCTTGGAGTCTCATTTCTGGGGCTTATGATGGGATTACGCACTAGGAAAATTTCATTATCCTGGTATGAGTGGGTTATAGGCGTTCTGGGTTTGGGATTGCTTCTTTTTACTATCCAGAATTACTTCGGCAGTCTGGCAGAAGTAGAACCAAAAGCGGCTTATATGTTCTTGTTGGTAACTGGGTTGCCATCTATTATCGTGCTGGCAGTCACCTGGCAGTTAGCTGCTCGAAGGGCAAAGAAAGCCTAG
- a CDS encoding response regulator gives MNYQNPEIRIFVVDDHEVVRHGLKTMLETVPDFIVVGESDGSEAVVEKICQSKADILLLDIRIEGSDGFQIASQVKARLPALKIILISGYDSNLYITESLRHKIRGFIPKGCQKEYIFTAIRMVALGATVWHGDQIFQAIRNLNSDENQITVSEVSVTNALLDPRELQILTLVSAGKTNKAISAELDISIDMVKKTVSRLMHKFNSTNRTQLATAGSKLKLV, from the coding sequence ATGAACTACCAAAACCCTGAGATACGGATATTTGTTGTTGACGACCACGAGGTTGTCAGGCACGGGTTAAAAACCATGTTGGAGACTGTGCCTGATTTTATCGTTGTGGGAGAATCCGATGGTAGCGAGGCTGTTGTTGAGAAAATATGCCAGTCTAAAGCGGATATTCTGTTGCTGGATATACGTATAGAAGGTTCTGACGGCTTTCAAATAGCATCTCAGGTAAAAGCCCGTTTGCCTGCGTTGAAAATAATCCTTATTTCCGGCTACGATAGCAATCTGTATATTACTGAATCTCTGCGTCATAAAATCCGGGGATTTATACCAAAAGGGTGTCAAAAAGAATACATCTTTACTGCCATAAGAATGGTAGCGCTGGGCGCAACCGTATGGCACGGCGATCAAATATTTCAGGCCATACGAAATCTGAATTCCGACGAAAACCAGATAACCGTTTCCGAAGTTTCCGTCACTAACGCCTTGCTCGATCCACGCGAACTGCAAATACTCACTTTAGTATCTGCAGGAAAAACAAATAAAGCTATCAGTGCTGAATTGGATATTTCTATAGATATGGTGAAAAAAACAGTATCCAGGCTAATGCACAAATTTAATTCTACCAATCGGACACAATTAGCCACTGCCGGTTCTAAATTAAAATTAGTCTAA
- a CDS encoding reductive dehalogenase: protein MSNFHSTLSRRDFMKALGLAGAGVGAVSAAAPVFHDVDELTASSGGVQKLPWWVKEREFKDPSVPIDWQNLPKLEGVFPMQAKPTLTAQERYAMGIPGGSSGTWASPEQAQVLFDYMKKEFPGWEPGYAGLGDNRTTALFMATKFMRMGMWPGEINMGGKRVNVAKAISAAGGTAAFTSFLGLRSSETLRPQDFGVPRWEGTPEENLLTLRQVVRFLGGCDVGAQEMDSDVFKLFHEKSGGKQLVIENVDEAAETPTKLVIPAKAKYILQWTARQPYESTRRQAGEYEDAAVYWSYQRFPFVGAIIQEFIHALGYTAVSTHMSGYHSSAIATLTGMGEHCRMSSPILVPKYGTTNRAMWVIMTDMPLMSTKPIDFGVYDFCKTCGICADSCPFGLIEKGDPSWEATQPGSRPGFNGWRTNTTICPHCPVCQSSCPFNTNGDGSFIHDLVRNTVSVTPVFNSFFANMEKTMGYGRKDPRDWWNIDDYTYGINTSY, encoded by the coding sequence ATGTCCAATTTTCATTCAACACTTTCCCGAAGAGATTTTATGAAGGCTTTGGGTCTGGCTGGTGCCGGTGTCGGAGCAGTGTCTGCTGCCGCCCCGGTTTTTCATGATGTGGATGAGCTGACTGCTTCTTCCGGCGGAGTACAGAAGCTGCCGTGGTGGGTTAAAGAGAGGGAGTTCAAAGATCCTTCAGTGCCCATTGACTGGCAGAATCTGCCCAAACTGGAGGGTGTTTTCCCCATGCAGGCCAAGCCTACACTGACGGCTCAGGAGAGATATGCCATGGGTATCCCCGGCGGCAGTTCTGGTACCTGGGCCAGCCCTGAACAGGCGCAAGTACTTTTTGATTACATGAAGAAGGAATTTCCGGGCTGGGAACCCGGCTATGCCGGTCTGGGAGACAACCGGACAACCGCCCTCTTTATGGCCACCAAATTTATGCGGATGGGCATGTGGCCCGGCGAAATAAATATGGGTGGTAAAAGGGTTAATGTTGCTAAGGCTATTTCAGCGGCCGGAGGTACGGCTGCCTTCACATCATTCCTGGGTCTCCGCTCAAGTGAAACACTCCGCCCGCAGGATTTTGGTGTACCGCGCTGGGAAGGCACACCCGAAGAGAACCTGCTTACTCTGCGTCAGGTAGTCCGTTTCCTTGGCGGCTGTGATGTAGGTGCTCAGGAAATGGATTCGGATGTTTTCAAGCTTTTCCATGAGAAAAGCGGCGGGAAACAGCTGGTAATAGAAAACGTAGACGAAGCGGCTGAAACACCCACCAAACTGGTCATTCCTGCCAAAGCCAAATACATACTCCAGTGGACTGCCCGCCAGCCTTACGAGTCCACCAGACGCCAGGCCGGTGAATATGAGGATGCCGCTGTATATTGGTCTTATCAGAGGTTCCCCTTTGTCGGGGCTATCATTCAGGAGTTTATCCATGCTTTGGGGTATACTGCGGTTTCTACCCATATGTCTGGTTACCACTCCAGTGCTATAGCGACCTTAACCGGTATGGGCGAACACTGCCGTATGTCATCACCCATCTTGGTTCCCAAATACGGAACTACCAACCGGGCTATGTGGGTAATAATGACCGATATGCCCCTTATGTCCACTAAACCCATAGACTTCGGCGTGTATGACTTCTGCAAGACCTGCGGTATCTGCGCAGATAGTTGTCCGTTCGGTCTTATTGAGAAAGGTGACCCGTCCTGGGAAGCTACCCAGCCCGGTTCACGCCCCGGTTTCAACGGGTGGCGTACCAATACCACCATCTGTCCGCATTGTCCGGTCTGTCAAAGCAGTTGCCCCTTTAATACCAATGGTGACGGTTCATTTATACATGATTTGGTACGTAATACCGTTTCCGTTACTCCTGTTTTCAACAGTTTCTTTGCCAATATGGAGAAAACCATGGGTTACGGACGCAAGGACCCGCGTGATTGGTGGAATATAGATGATTATACCTACGGTATAAATACATCCTACTAA
- a CDS encoding recombinase family protein has protein sequence MKVAIYQRRLKSDQGQIPSFQDLWDFALGQGWEIYNQYQDNVSIAGNSRRNAWQELLADAALSKFDLVLIPQIDEVFSSVMDMAKTLGKLKVLRIGLRSYSEPWFDTTSISGEALYRLTLSYAALEKDRHHRKLKSGLAHARKMGCQIGRPRVTQRQGFNQAYGDILERLRAGQISRRQAAKVLGIGYATLKRLLDSNYQGFRDF, from the coding sequence ATGAAAGTGGCCATCTACCAGAGGAGGCTAAAGTCAGACCAAGGGCAGATTCCTTCTTTTCAAGACTTGTGGGATTTTGCTCTTGGTCAGGGCTGGGAGATTTACAACCAGTATCAGGATAATGTTTCAATTGCTGGTAACTCCCGACGGAACGCTTGGCAAGAACTCTTGGCAGATGCCGCACTTAGCAAGTTTGATTTGGTACTTATTCCACAAATTGATGAAGTCTTCTCTTCGGTTATGGATATGGCTAAAACTCTGGGAAAATTGAAGGTCTTAAGAATTGGACTCCGGTCTTATTCTGAACCATGGTTTGATACAACCTCTATTTCGGGTGAAGCCCTCTACCGGCTCACCCTGTCCTATGCAGCACTTGAAAAGGACCGCCATCATCGAAAGCTTAAGTCTGGTTTGGCCCATGCCCGTAAAATGGGCTGCCAGATAGGGCGGCCAAGGGTAACCCAAAGGCAGGGCTTCAATCAGGCTTATGGAGACATTTTAGAGCGTCTCAGAGCTGGCCAGATCTCAAGACGGCAGGCTGCCAAGGTTCTTGGAATTGGTTATGCCACCTTAAAGAGACTCCTTGATTCTAATTATCAGGGTTTCAGGGATTTTTGA
- a CDS encoding recombinase family protein, with protein MTECKRAVAYVRVSSVSQVEGYSLDAQERLFTELCKNRGWQSVGIYREEGKSAHVDSIHKRPVFRKLLEDAAKDEFDVVVVHTLDRWSRNLTVTLESLKLLGKHGIGLVSIVENLDYSKPDGILFTQMLGAFAQYFSEALSTHVRKGLDQRAYEGKHNGCIPFGYESCWETNEKGEKKQRCKPEHQSGTHIHPKEGQAAEGLFRRYSAGTTTLSQLAAWLNEQGFRTRNTKNLPDANGNLVSGPRLFTSSSVRSILHNPFYTGQINHRGKLMPGAHEALISQELFDLVQLTLRKNSGRSETLKTLPDREYLLKGLVRCSHCGMPMWAQTYKSGKSYYREHKASRSIKECPGHGGTIACQVIDKQVRELVSAIELGPRWLEEVLSIISLKDEVDRVKKERDLTITKLHRMARVFMDGLIPEEEYSRQKKLLELSLESLVVPDYDVAQEAGNLILNLSSLWSKANLSEQRKLLLTMLDGVYVDVKEHRSVIAVKAKPPFRPIFQVAVSKKESKIHILNEPLSHEPSGSSVFLVETGEGWLWPERRLEFAL; from the coding sequence ATGACTGAGTGCAAGAGAGCAGTTGCCTATGTTAGGGTATCTTCGGTTTCTCAGGTAGAAGGTTACTCATTAGATGCTCAGGAAAGACTCTTTACTGAACTCTGTAAAAACCGGGGATGGCAGTCAGTTGGGATATACCGGGAAGAAGGCAAATCTGCCCATGTGGACAGCATTCACAAGCGCCCGGTTTTCAGAAAGCTTTTAGAAGATGCGGCTAAAGATGAGTTTGATGTTGTGGTCGTCCATACCCTTGACCGCTGGTCAAGGAATCTTACAGTTACCCTTGAATCATTAAAGCTTCTGGGTAAACATGGAATAGGGCTGGTTTCTATAGTAGAAAATCTGGATTACTCCAAGCCGGATGGCATACTTTTCACTCAGATGCTGGGAGCTTTTGCCCAGTACTTCAGCGAAGCTTTGAGTACCCATGTCAGGAAAGGACTTGACCAGAGAGCGTATGAAGGCAAACACAACGGCTGTATCCCCTTTGGTTATGAATCCTGTTGGGAGACAAATGAAAAGGGAGAAAAGAAACAACGCTGTAAGCCGGAACACCAAAGTGGTACCCATATCCATCCCAAAGAAGGGCAAGCTGCAGAAGGGTTATTTAGGCGTTATTCCGCCGGTACAACTACCCTATCGCAACTGGCCGCTTGGTTAAATGAACAGGGCTTCCGTACTAGGAATACCAAGAACCTGCCCGATGCCAATGGCAATCTGGTTTCAGGACCAAGACTCTTCACCAGTTCCTCAGTCAGAAGTATCCTGCATAACCCTTTCTATACCGGGCAGATAAACCACCGGGGAAAACTGATGCCCGGTGCTCATGAGGCCTTAATCAGTCAGGAACTCTTTGACTTGGTCCAGCTAACCTTGAGGAAAAACTCCGGCCGCTCTGAAACCCTCAAAACATTACCTGACAGGGAATATTTGCTTAAAGGGTTGGTAAGATGTTCACATTGCGGAATGCCCATGTGGGCCCAGACCTATAAGAGTGGCAAGAGCTATTACAGAGAGCATAAAGCCTCAAGAAGCATCAAAGAATGTCCGGGACATGGCGGTACAATAGCCTGCCAAGTTATAGATAAACAGGTAAGGGAACTGGTTTCGGCCATAGAGCTAGGACCAAGATGGCTTGAGGAAGTATTATCTATAATAAGTCTCAAGGATGAAGTAGATAGGGTCAAGAAAGAAAGAGATCTGACTATAACCAAACTCCATCGTATGGCTAGGGTATTTATGGATGGCCTTATACCGGAAGAAGAATACTCAAGGCAGAAGAAACTCTTGGAACTCAGTCTGGAATCACTGGTTGTACCTGACTATGACGTGGCTCAAGAAGCCGGGAATCTTATTCTTAACCTGTCATCGCTCTGGTCCAAGGCCAACTTGTCAGAGCAGAGAAAGCTTTTACTTACCATGCTGGACGGGGTCTATGTGGATGTGAAAGAGCATCGCTCGGTAATAGCAGTTAAAGCCAAGCCACCCTTCAGGCCTATCTTTCAGGTGGCAGTTTCAAAGAAAGAATCTAAGATTCATATTTTAAACGAGCCATTAAGTCATGAACCTAGCGGCTCGTCCGTGTTTCTGGTGGAGACGGGGGAGGGTTGGCTGTGGCCTGAACGGCGGCTGGAGTTTGCTCTTTAG
- a CDS encoding reductive dehalogenase, which translates to MSNFHSIVSRRDFVRALGLAGAGIGTAAAAAPVFKDLDEVIASPSAANKRPWWVKDRELYQPTLEVDWDMLTAPDGRASGQQTETQIHYLGSEEVKRRLSSNIMSPNVEAAINNTPGKTLRDQALGFSSIVPMMIHGISFMGPGLIPAPATTGVPKWEGTPEENSRMVRSVLTFLGAGMVGFGEISSLEKEKVFYTYHKQVPNKRQIFEDVDIGYEDADKYVFPDRKLYKISMSLPMSREMYRTSDRSSLQFAANVSRYRHFSMLQPAFQEFIRGIGYHCYGYPVPQAGPMPAAVSAILTGLAESSRNSGYCISPDYGPVSGFFTFITDLPLEPTTPIDSGIWRFCQTCNKCAQTCPTQVIPYDKEPSWELPSLYGKPDIIHPAGKRMFYANHIECWMYCFEGGCGTCMATCTFNVNGAAMVHDVVKATLSTTPLFNEFLWKADKTFGYGAKSGEEKEDWWDLSLPSMGWDTTSFSKHGGY; encoded by the coding sequence ATGTCCAATTTTCATTCAATAGTAAGCCGTCGTGATTTCGTTAGGGCTTTGGGTTTGGCGGGAGCCGGCATTGGTACTGCCGCTGCTGCCGCGCCGGTGTTTAAGGACCTTGATGAGGTAATTGCTTCACCGTCTGCAGCAAACAAAAGACCATGGTGGGTAAAAGATAGAGAATTGTATCAACCCACTCTTGAGGTAGATTGGGATATGCTGACTGCACCGGATGGTAGAGCTAGCGGACAGCAGACTGAAACACAGATTCACTACCTTGGAAGTGAAGAGGTAAAACGGCGTTTATCATCGAATATAATGTCTCCTAACGTTGAAGCTGCCATCAATAATACCCCTGGGAAAACTTTGCGAGACCAGGCTTTGGGATTCAGTTCCATTGTACCGATGATGATCCACGGTATATCTTTTATGGGCCCTGGCCTTATTCCTGCCCCGGCAACAACCGGTGTTCCTAAATGGGAGGGTACTCCTGAGGAAAACAGCCGAATGGTACGTAGTGTTCTTACCTTTCTTGGTGCCGGTATGGTTGGTTTTGGCGAAATTTCCAGTCTGGAGAAGGAAAAAGTATTCTACACTTATCATAAACAAGTCCCTAATAAGAGACAGATATTTGAAGATGTAGATATTGGTTACGAAGATGCTGATAAATATGTATTCCCTGATAGGAAGCTTTACAAAATATCTATGTCTTTGCCTATGTCCCGGGAAATGTATCGTACTTCCGACAGATCATCATTGCAGTTTGCAGCCAATGTATCCCGCTATCGCCATTTCAGCATGCTTCAGCCGGCTTTTCAGGAGTTTATCAGAGGTATAGGGTATCATTGCTATGGTTATCCTGTACCACAGGCTGGCCCTATGCCTGCAGCAGTGAGTGCTATTCTTACCGGTCTGGCGGAATCAAGCCGTAATAGCGGGTATTGTATCTCTCCGGACTATGGGCCAGTTTCAGGGTTTTTCACATTTATAACTGACTTGCCGTTAGAACCCACCACGCCTATAGATTCCGGTATCTGGCGCTTTTGCCAAACCTGCAATAAATGTGCTCAAACCTGTCCGACTCAGGTAATCCCTTATGATAAGGAACCGAGTTGGGAATTGCCCTCATTGTATGGGAAACCGGATATTATCCATCCTGCCGGCAAGCGGATGTTCTACGCAAACCATATAGAGTGTTGGATGTACTGTTTTGAAGGCGGGTGTGGCACCTGTATGGCTACATGTACTTTTAATGTAAATGGCGCAGCCATGGTACATGATGTGGTTAAGGCCACACTGTCTACCACTCCACTATTTAACGAATTTCTGTGGAAAGCGGATAAGACCTTTGGTTATGGGGCGAAGTCCGGGGAAGAGAAAGAAGACTGGTGGGATTTATCCCTACCATCGATGGGATGGGATACAACTTCTTTTTCAAAACATGGTGGTTATTAA
- a CDS encoding ParB/RepB/Spo0J family partition protein — MKVIEIPISKLCEAPWNPNQMDEGVKHLLKNSLSRYGLVEPLVVRPSGEDGFEVLSGNQRLKVLSEMNKESAPCVIVELGDMEAMLLTQAINGIKGQDDLALKGILLKELLSAMPESEILSLLPETSNSLQTLAAINKESLADHLKAWEQAQTAKLSHLQLQFTRPQLETVQEAVSLIMPVAKNSPKDNPNTRSTAIFLLCKFYIERRQPE, encoded by the coding sequence ATGAAAGTGATTGAAATACCCATCAGCAAGTTATGTGAAGCCCCATGGAATCCAAACCAGATGGACGAAGGGGTAAAACATCTGCTAAAAAACAGTCTTTCCCGTTATGGATTGGTAGAGCCGCTAGTAGTCAGGCCGAGTGGCGAGGATGGATTTGAGGTCCTGTCCGGCAACCAGCGCCTTAAAGTCTTGAGTGAAATGAATAAAGAGAGCGCTCCCTGTGTGATTGTTGAACTGGGTGATATGGAAGCCATGCTTCTCACTCAAGCCATAAATGGAATCAAAGGGCAGGACGATCTGGCGTTGAAAGGGATACTCCTTAAAGAGTTGCTCTCAGCTATGCCTGAAAGTGAAATTTTATCTCTGCTGCCTGAAACCTCAAACAGCCTTCAAACGCTTGCTGCTATAAACAAGGAGAGTTTGGCTGATCACTTAAAAGCTTGGGAACAGGCTCAAACAGCTAAACTCAGCCACTTGCAGCTTCAGTTTACCAGACCCCAACTTGAGACAGTTCAGGAAGCAGTCAGTTTAATTATGCCAGTGGCTAAAAACTCACCTAAAGATAATCCCAATACCCGAAGCACTGCTATATTTCTGCTTTGTAAATTCTATATAGAGAGGAGGCAGCCAGAATGA
- a CDS encoding DUF4338 domain-containing protein: protein MVNPIPFGAAKAILEKYHYLHSMPGGTKLAFGVFLGDRLYGAITFGSGPANVYRMVEGANPSDCLTLSRLWLSDELPSNSESRVLGIALRALKRFTPIRFLVSYADPAQGHIGTIYQATGWVYTGLSEAMPMFDIGDGKPRHSRSLSHTYGSHSVKHFESCGVKVRVVPQSRKHRYFYFLDTDFQGKLKVLPQAYPKKEAI from the coding sequence ATGGTTAACCCCATACCCTTTGGGGCAGCCAAGGCAATACTTGAGAAATATCACTATCTTCACTCCATGCCCGGTGGAACCAAGCTTGCCTTTGGAGTCTTTCTAGGTGATAGGCTCTATGGTGCGATTACTTTTGGTTCAGGACCAGCCAACGTCTACCGGATGGTAGAGGGGGCAAACCCCTCAGACTGTCTGACACTCTCAAGGCTTTGGCTTTCAGATGAACTCCCCTCCAATTCAGAATCCCGTGTCTTAGGGATAGCTCTCCGGGCTTTGAAACGCTTTACCCCAATCAGATTTTTAGTCAGCTATGCCGACCCTGCTCAAGGTCATATTGGCACAATCTATCAGGCAACCGGCTGGGTCTATACCGGATTATCTGAAGCCATGCCCATGTTTGATATCGGGGACGGCAAACCTAGGCACTCACGGAGTTTAAGCCACACCTACGGTAGCCATTCAGTCAAACACTTTGAATCCTGTGGGGTAAAGGTAAGGGTAGTACCCCAGAGCCGGAAACACCGCTATTTCTACTTTCTGGATACTGATTTTCAAGGCAAACTCAAGGTACTCCCTCAAGCCTACCCTAAGAAAGAGGCAATATGA
- a CDS encoding PAS domain S-box protein: MVKDISLKKNSLQNLVDMVLLDNAQDDVIVLDPDAVEIVYINKKAAQARGYEPEELIGTSLHILHTPDSVISLEKNWSKRIRILERKGFNIGTIVHVCKDGSIIISECLSRLIKIDGKKYVMATHKNISDDNNQIGTAERAAAYVNAQEQEREWISMELHDRVIQNMTSILHNLDSFYPKDTDTKNALKNISEQLSKTIQETRFLTKELYPSALERYGLIPMIKDELYKLEQEMPCEVDLSAPGKLIIPQYLSSTLYRVIHEALNNIKKHSKATKIRLKLDTQNNQIHLSITDNGIGLNTNLPDTKRPSGINIMRQRISIIGGDLVIKSSTKGTTLKVIANIPEEYCDELPKP, from the coding sequence ATGGTAAAAGATATTTCCTTGAAAAAGAATAGCTTGCAAAACCTGGTTGACATGGTACTGCTTGATAACGCCCAGGATGATGTTATAGTTCTGGACCCGGATGCAGTGGAAATTGTTTATATAAATAAAAAAGCTGCCCAAGCAAGGGGATACGAACCCGAAGAACTTATCGGAACATCCCTTCATATTCTTCACACTCCGGATTCTGTTATCTCACTCGAGAAGAACTGGAGTAAACGCATACGAATACTCGAGCGAAAAGGTTTTAATATCGGAACAATTGTTCATGTATGCAAAGATGGCTCTATCATAATTTCCGAGTGTTTAAGCCGTTTAATCAAAATTGACGGTAAAAAATATGTTATGGCAACCCATAAGAATATCTCTGATGATAACAATCAAATTGGTACTGCGGAAAGGGCAGCCGCTTATGTCAATGCCCAGGAGCAGGAGCGTGAGTGGATTTCTATGGAACTCCACGATAGAGTAATCCAAAATATGACCTCTATTCTGCATAATCTTGACTCGTTTTACCCAAAGGATACAGATACAAAGAATGCTCTCAAAAATATTTCAGAACAGTTATCTAAAACCATACAGGAAACAAGATTTCTCACCAAAGAGCTTTACCCAAGCGCACTGGAGAGATACGGTTTAATCCCAATGATAAAAGATGAATTGTACAAACTGGAACAGGAAATGCCCTGTGAAGTTGACCTTTCTGCTCCGGGTAAACTTATAATTCCGCAATACTTATCATCAACCCTGTATCGAGTCATACATGAAGCTTTGAATAACATAAAAAAACACTCTAAAGCCACCAAAATCAGGCTCAAGCTTGATACCCAAAATAACCAGATACACCTGAGCATAACTGATAACGGGATAGGCTTGAATACCAACTTGCCTGACACCAAGCGGCCCAGTGGAATAAATATAATGCGCCAGAGAATAAGTATCATCGGAGGAGATTTGGTTATTAAAAGCAGCACCAAGGGGACAACTCTAAAAGTAATAGCCAATATACCGGAAGAATATTGTGATGAACTACCAAAACCCTGA